The Geitlerinema sp. PCC 9228 genome contains a region encoding:
- the phnC gene encoding phosphonate ABC transporter ATP-binding protein has protein sequence MTTSTVLEVRHLTKRFKGKVALQDVGFTVAEGETIALVGASGSGKSTLLRNLNGLQVADSGKVRLWDTNLQSAGKLHSQVRHLRSHLGCIFQQFNLVNRLTVLENVLVGNIANVSLTRSALRWFSCQEKLEALAALERVGILDQAYKRTAWLSGGQQQRVAIARCLMQRAKIILADEPIASLDPESARKVMELLATLNRENGITIVAALHQIQMVRQYFQRAIALTDGEIAFDGPTQALDEAKLNSIYGAAAEELIFRGHGELAV, from the coding sequence TTGACTACCAGTACAGTACTCGAAGTACGCCATCTCACCAAGCGTTTCAAAGGCAAAGTAGCCTTGCAAGATGTAGGGTTTACGGTTGCAGAAGGAGAAACCATTGCGTTGGTGGGGGCTTCTGGCTCGGGAAAATCGACTTTGCTGCGCAATCTCAACGGCTTGCAGGTAGCCGATAGCGGTAAGGTTCGCCTGTGGGATACCAACCTGCAGTCGGCGGGCAAGCTACATTCACAAGTGAGACATTTGCGCAGCCATCTTGGCTGTATTTTCCAACAATTCAATTTGGTCAACCGCCTCACTGTACTGGAAAACGTGCTGGTGGGAAACATTGCCAACGTTTCTTTAACGCGATCGGCCTTACGCTGGTTTAGCTGCCAAGAAAAGTTGGAAGCGCTAGCAGCTTTGGAACGGGTGGGAATCCTCGACCAAGCCTATAAGCGAACAGCGTGGCTGTCTGGAGGTCAGCAACAGCGGGTTGCGATCGCACGTTGTTTGATGCAGCGAGCCAAAATTATTTTAGCCGACGAACCCATTGCTTCTCTAGATCCAGAATCTGCTAGAAAAGTAATGGAATTGCTCGCTACCCTCAATCGCGAAAACGGGATTACCATCGTTGCTGCTTTGCATCAAATTCAAATGGTCAGGCAGTATTTTCAACGCGCGATCGCGCTAACAGACGGAGAAATTGCTTTTGACGGTCCTACCCAAGCTCTGGATGAAGCGAAGCTCAATAGCATTTATGGTGCAGCAGCTGAAGAGCTGATTTTCCGAGGACATGGAGAACTTGCTGTTTGA
- the rpsU gene encoding 30S ribosomal protein S21: protein MTQVVVGENEKLDSALRRFKRQVSKAGIFAEIKRRRHYETPIEKRKRKAVARRKKRYR from the coding sequence ATGACCCAAGTGGTGGTTGGAGAAAACGAAAAACTAGACTCTGCCCTGCGTCGTTTTAAGCGCCAAGTTTCCAAAGCTGGAATTTTTGCCGAAATCAAACGTCGGCGTCACTACGAAACCCCCATTGAAAAGCGCAAGCGTAAGGCAGTAGCACGTCGCAAAAAACGCTATCGTTGA
- a CDS encoding GuaB3 family IMP dehydrogenase-related protein has product MDIQIGRGKTARRAYGIDEIALVPGQRTLDPSLANPSWSLGDIEREIPIIASAMDGVVDVNMAVHLSQMGAMGVLNLEGIQTRYEDPNTVLQRIVSVGKDEFVPLMQEVYAAEIQPQLIEKRIREIKQQGGIAAVSATPAGAMKFGEQVAEAGADLFFVQATVVSTAHLSPSAECPLDLRDFCDRMPMPVILGNCVTYEVALNLMKAGAAGVLVGIGPGAACTSRGVLGIGVPQATAVADCAAARDAFYQETGKQVAIIADGGLITGGDICKCLACGADAVMIGSPFARAQEAPGQGYHWGMATPSPLLPRGTRIRVGTTGTLQQILCGPAQLDDGTHNLLGAIKTSMGTLGVKNLQEMQQVEVVIAPSLLTEGKVYQKAQQLGMGK; this is encoded by the coding sequence GTGGATATACAAATCGGTCGTGGTAAAACCGCTCGTAGAGCTTACGGAATTGATGAAATTGCCCTCGTTCCCGGTCAGCGAACGCTCGACCCGAGTTTGGCGAACCCCAGTTGGAGCTTAGGCGACATCGAACGGGAAATTCCCATTATTGCCAGTGCCATGGATGGCGTAGTTGACGTCAACATGGCCGTGCATTTGTCCCAAATGGGTGCGATGGGGGTGTTGAATCTAGAAGGCATTCAAACGCGCTACGAAGACCCCAACACGGTGTTACAACGAATTGTCAGCGTGGGCAAAGATGAGTTTGTGCCGCTGATGCAAGAAGTCTACGCCGCCGAGATTCAACCCCAACTTATTGAAAAACGCATTCGCGAAATTAAACAGCAAGGGGGCATTGCTGCCGTTAGCGCGACACCAGCCGGTGCCATGAAATTCGGCGAGCAAGTAGCAGAGGCGGGTGCCGATTTGTTCTTCGTACAGGCAACTGTGGTTTCCACCGCCCACCTATCGCCTTCTGCTGAGTGCCCGTTGGATTTGCGCGATTTTTGCGATCGCATGCCCATGCCCGTGATTTTGGGCAACTGCGTGACCTACGAAGTGGCTTTAAACCTGATGAAAGCCGGTGCCGCTGGGGTTTTGGTAGGCATTGGTCCTGGGGCAGCTTGTACCTCCCGCGGTGTACTAGGAATTGGCGTGCCGCAAGCCACCGCCGTCGCTGATTGTGCTGCTGCCCGGGATGCGTTTTACCAGGAAACCGGCAAACAGGTAGCCATTATTGCCGATGGCGGTTTGATTACAGGGGGTGATATCTGCAAGTGCTTGGCTTGCGGGGCTGATGCAGTGATGATCGGTTCTCCCTTTGCCCGCGCCCAAGAAGCACCCGGTCAAGGATACCATTGGGGCATGGCAACGCCCAGTCCCTTGTTGCCCAGGGGAACGCGCATTCGCGTTGGTACCACCGGAACCCTCCAACAAATTCTCTGCGGTCCCGCCCAATTGGACGATGGAACCCACAATTTATTGGGTGCTATCAAAACCAGCATGGGCACGCTAGGGGTGAAAAACCTGCAAGAAATGCAGCAAGTGGAAGTGGTGATTGCCCCTTCCCTGCTCACCGAAGGCAAGGTTTACCAAAAAGCACAGCAATTGGGGATGGGTAAATAG
- the trxA gene encoding thioredoxin, which translates to MSAAAQVTDATFKSEVLESEVPVLVDFWAPWCGPCRMVAPVVDEIAQQYDGKIKVVKVNTDESPNVASQYGIRSIPTLMVFKDGQKVDMVVGAVPKTTLANTLEKYL; encoded by the coding sequence ATGTCAGCAGCTGCACAAGTCACTGATGCTACTTTTAAATCTGAAGTCCTAGAAAGCGAAGTTCCGGTGCTCGTGGACTTTTGGGCACCCTGGTGCGGCCCCTGCAGAATGGTCGCGCCGGTGGTAGATGAAATTGCCCAACAATACGACGGCAAAATCAAGGTCGTTAAGGTGAACACCGACGAAAGTCCAAACGTAGCCAGCCAATACGGCATCCGCAGTATTCCTACTTTGATGGTCTTTAAAGATGGCCAAAAGGTAGATATGGTGGTTGGTGCCGTTCCGAAAACCACCTTGGCCAATACCCTAGAGAAGTATTTGTAA
- a CDS encoding LOG family protein translates to MNLRQVNSQELSYLYDGVDKLMQGLPHLRYTKWIQRALAILVRLSGEEDALERLDWKILSASLQDMEKGFYAFHPYRHIRKVTVFGSARTEVDRPEYQLALDFARCMTAQKFMVMTGAGGGIMQAANAGAGAENSFGLNIQLPFEQRANPYIAGDEKLIYFKYFFTRKLFLLKESDAIALFPGGFGTQDEAFECLTLTQTGKFGPAPIVMLDKPGGDYWQEWNAYIEKQLLRRGLISPDDTSLYTITDSVEVACQTITNFYRVYHSSRYVNDLLVIRLKSDLSEGEVDRLNQKFGDILTQGKIEKSQALPQEAGDDTQNLPRLTLHFNQRDLGRLYQLIDTINQMGTGTALEHPEQK, encoded by the coding sequence ATGAACTTACGTCAAGTTAATAGCCAAGAACTGTCTTACCTATACGATGGGGTAGACAAGTTAATGCAGGGTCTTCCCCATCTTAGGTATACCAAATGGATCCAACGGGCGCTAGCGATCCTGGTCCGCCTTTCCGGAGAAGAAGACGCTCTGGAAAGGTTGGACTGGAAAATTTTATCTGCTTCCCTGCAAGATATGGAAAAAGGTTTTTATGCCTTTCATCCATACCGCCATATCCGCAAAGTGACGGTGTTTGGCTCGGCGCGCACGGAAGTAGATCGACCGGAATACCAGCTAGCGTTAGATTTTGCTCGCTGCATGACCGCACAAAAATTCATGGTCATGACTGGAGCGGGGGGTGGCATTATGCAAGCGGCCAACGCCGGTGCTGGTGCTGAGAATTCTTTTGGTTTGAACATTCAGTTACCCTTCGAGCAGCGGGCCAATCCTTACATTGCGGGGGATGAGAAATTAATTTATTTTAAATATTTCTTTACCCGCAAGTTGTTTTTGTTGAAAGAAAGCGATGCGATCGCTTTGTTCCCCGGCGGGTTTGGCACCCAAGACGAAGCTTTTGAATGTCTGACTCTAACACAAACGGGTAAATTTGGTCCTGCCCCCATTGTCATGTTGGACAAACCGGGAGGCGACTACTGGCAAGAATGGAACGCCTACATCGAAAAACAACTGCTGCGGCGGGGATTGATTAGTCCCGACGACACCAGCTTGTATACCATTACCGACAGCGTCGAAGTTGCCTGCCAAACCATTACCAACTTTTACCGGGTTTACCATTCCAGCCGTTACGTCAACGACCTGTTGGTGATTCGCCTGAAATCCGACCTTTCCGAGGGCGAAGTAGACCGACTCAACCAGAAGTTTGGCGACATTCTCACCCAGGGAAAAATTGAAAAAAGTCAAGCACTTCCCCAAGAAGCCGGAGACGATACACAGAACCTGCCGCGACTGACTTTACACTTCAATCAACGAGATTTGGGCAGGCTTTACCAACTCATTGATACCATCAACCAAATGGGGACAGGAACGGCCCTCGAACATCCAGAACAAAAATAA
- a CDS encoding DUF3531 family protein: protein MEVKFREFDPFNLWFWLKFETVPSNQEKQFVEELLNSWFLLGKLGGFNAENLQIQEAGWDLSYVEYDTSVADSTMLSVMHNMGEVEYQDTWARCWFDLGTSDAVALDVLVNALQQFSREYVTIEQFLIGGENPDWPIPKEYQQSSFATYN, encoded by the coding sequence ATGGAAGTCAAGTTTCGCGAATTCGACCCGTTTAATTTGTGGTTTTGGCTGAAATTTGAAACCGTTCCTAGCAACCAAGAAAAACAGTTTGTGGAAGAACTGTTAAACTCTTGGTTTTTATTGGGCAAACTCGGTGGTTTTAATGCCGAAAACCTGCAAATTCAAGAAGCCGGCTGGGATTTAAGCTACGTAGAATACGACACCAGCGTTGCCGATTCCACCATGCTTTCGGTGATGCACAATATGGGTGAAGTGGAATATCAAGACACTTGGGCGCGCTGTTGGTTCGATCTGGGAACCAGCGATGCCGTGGCTTTGGATGTATTGGTAAATGCCCTTCAACAATTTAGCCGCGAATACGTTACCATCGAGCAGTTTCTGATTGGCGGTGAGAACCCAGACTGGCCGATTCCCAAAGAATATCAGCAATCCAGTTTTGCCACCTACAATTAA
- a CDS encoding NUDIX hydrolase, whose translation MAHQSDSIRVLALGIIRCGDRLFLSQGYDASKQQTFYRALGGGVDFGEYSRDALIREFQEEIQAHLTNIRYITCMENIFVYNDRPGHELIQLYQCDFANPQWYEIPEVTFWEGDRQKKALWVEMERLASGELRLVPEQFLQYC comes from the coding sequence ATGGCCCATCAATCCGATAGCATCCGCGTTCTTGCCCTCGGCATCATCCGCTGTGGCGATCGCTTGTTTCTTTCTCAGGGATACGACGCCAGCAAACAGCAAACTTTCTACCGTGCTCTGGGAGGGGGCGTTGATTTTGGTGAATACAGCCGCGATGCCTTAATCCGAGAATTCCAAGAAGAAATTCAAGCCCACCTCACCAATATTCGCTACATTACCTGTATGGAAAACATCTTCGTTTACAACGACCGGCCGGGTCACGAACTCATCCAACTGTACCAGTGCGACTTTGCCAATCCCCAATGGTACGAAATCCCGGAAGTGACTTTTTGGGAAGGCGATCGCCAGAAAAAAGCCCTGTGGGTAGAGATGGAACGGCTAGCCTCTGGCGAACTGCGGTTGGTGCCCGAACAGTTCCTACAATATTGCTAG
- a CDS encoding DUF2973 domain-containing protein yields the protein MLHLLYILAFTVLAFLAVGNLIRSLMSFSRQSQRHPATRGGFGYGASSQKTAPHPELLDERGQVVKEPLMVLRSMDVEDAREQLDAIYKESPGHSHDEQDEK from the coding sequence ATGTTACACCTACTTTATATTTTGGCGTTTACGGTCCTGGCTTTTCTGGCAGTAGGCAACTTGATTCGCAGTTTGATGTCGTTTAGCCGTCAATCCCAGCGCCATCCAGCTACGCGCGGGGGCTTTGGTTATGGTGCCAGTTCCCAAAAGACAGCACCCCACCCAGAGCTACTCGACGAACGGGGTCAGGTGGTCAAAGAACCGCTGATGGTCCTGCGTTCTATGGATGTAGAAGACGCCCGCGAACAACTGGACGCGATTTATAAAGAGTCTCCCGGTCATTCCCACGACGAACAGGACGAGAAATAG
- a CDS encoding DUF2605 domain-containing protein produces MVDPSPSDTDLLRSILQPLFEDFQYWFGRSRHLLETQRLSFMEPQQQADLLDRVKQAQQEVSSAQMLFQATNGTAGVQMDVLMPWHQLLTECWQVAMRFRQEQTAATSSESGEATDPPAGSA; encoded by the coding sequence ATGGTGGATCCGAGTCCCTCTGACACCGACCTGCTAAGATCGATTTTACAGCCTCTGTTTGAAGACTTTCAGTATTGGTTTGGGCGATCGCGTCACTTGCTGGAGACACAACGGCTTTCCTTTATGGAACCGCAGCAGCAAGCCGATTTGCTGGACCGGGTCAAACAGGCGCAACAAGAGGTGAGCAGCGCCCAAATGCTCTTTCAAGCTACCAACGGTACGGCTGGCGTCCAAATGGATGTTTTGATGCCCTGGCACCAGCTGTTGACGGAATGCTGGCAAGTAGCGATGCGATTTCGTCAGGAGCAAACGGCTGCCACGAGTTCGGAGTCTGGGGAAGCCACCGACCCACCGGCTGGTTCTGCTTGA
- the thrS gene encoding threonine--tRNA ligase, which produces MSSEVAEKIKLPRTSESEKLKRIRHTASHVMAMAVQRLFPNAQVTIGPWTEYGFYYDFDHPEPFTPEDLKAIKKEMVKIIKQKLPVQREVVTREEAKRRIQQIQAPYKLEILDSIPEDPISIYHLGDTWWDLCAGPHVENTGDLNPKAIDVESVAGAYWRGDANRQQLQRIYGTAWETPEQLQEYQRRKAEAQKRDHRKLGKELGLFIFSDPVGPGLPMWTPKGTTLRNTLEDFLKQEQLKRGYLPVVSPHIARVDLFKTSGHWQKYKDDMFPMMADDPEAAESEQGFVLKPMNCPFHIQIYKSQLRSYRDLPVRLAEFGTVYRYEQSGELGGLTRVRGFTVDDAHLFVTPEQLDDEFLKVVDLILSVFNSLQLKDFRARLSFRDPAEAEKYIGAPEAWEKAENAIRRAVNQLGMDFFEAPGEAAFYGPKLDFIFHDALEREWQLGTVQVDYNLPERFDLEYTASDGSRQRPVMIHRAPFGSVERLMGILIEEYAGDFPLWLAPTQVRLLPVSDNQLSFANETAERFRAAGIRVEVDTSGDRLGKLIRNAEKQKIPVMGIVGQKEAESDSLSVRTRASGELGSLPISQVLEQMQAAIASHGDF; this is translated from the coding sequence ATGTCCTCAGAAGTAGCCGAAAAAATCAAACTCCCGCGCACCAGCGAATCTGAGAAATTAAAACGAATTCGCCACACCGCCTCCCACGTCATGGCCATGGCGGTGCAACGGCTGTTCCCCAACGCGCAGGTCACCATCGGTCCGTGGACGGAATACGGCTTTTACTACGACTTCGACCATCCCGAACCCTTCACCCCCGAAGACTTAAAAGCCATCAAAAAAGAGATGGTGAAAATTATCAAACAAAAACTGCCCGTACAGCGGGAAGTGGTCACTCGGGAAGAAGCCAAGCGTCGCATTCAACAAATCCAGGCACCCTACAAACTGGAAATTCTCGATAGCATCCCCGAAGATCCCATCTCCATCTACCACCTCGGCGACACCTGGTGGGATTTGTGTGCCGGTCCCCACGTGGAAAACACCGGTGATTTAAACCCCAAAGCCATCGATGTAGAAAGCGTCGCCGGTGCCTACTGGCGGGGAGACGCCAACCGACAGCAACTGCAACGCATTTACGGAACTGCTTGGGAAACCCCAGAACAACTGCAAGAATACCAGCGCCGCAAAGCTGAAGCCCAAAAACGGGACCACCGCAAACTGGGCAAAGAACTGGGACTGTTTATTTTCTCGGACCCTGTAGGACCGGGGCTACCCATGTGGACCCCCAAAGGCACCACCTTGCGCAATACCCTGGAAGATTTTCTCAAACAGGAGCAGCTCAAACGGGGATATCTGCCGGTGGTTTCTCCCCATATTGCCCGGGTAGACCTGTTCAAAACCTCCGGACACTGGCAAAAATATAAGGATGATATGTTCCCGATGATGGCGGACGACCCGGAAGCCGCGGAAAGCGAACAGGGATTCGTCCTCAAACCTATGAACTGTCCGTTCCACATTCAAATTTATAAAAGCCAATTGCGCTCTTATCGGGATTTGCCGGTGCGTTTGGCAGAATTTGGTACGGTGTATCGTTACGAACAATCCGGCGAATTGGGCGGTTTGACCAGGGTTCGCGGCTTTACCGTGGATGATGCCCACCTATTTGTGACTCCCGAACAATTGGACGATGAATTTCTCAAGGTGGTGGATCTGATTCTGTCGGTGTTCAACAGCTTGCAGTTAAAAGATTTCCGGGCGCGGCTGAGTTTTCGCGACCCGGCAGAAGCGGAAAAATACATTGGTGCTCCCGAAGCTTGGGAAAAAGCAGAAAATGCCATTCGCCGGGCGGTTAACCAGCTAGGCATGGATTTCTTTGAAGCACCTGGGGAAGCGGCTTTCTACGGACCGAAGTTGGATTTTATTTTCCACGATGCCCTGGAACGGGAGTGGCAGCTGGGAACGGTTCAGGTGGATTACAATTTGCCAGAACGGTTCGATCTGGAGTATACGGCGTCGGATGGTTCTCGCCAGCGGCCGGTTATGATTCACCGCGCGCCTTTTGGTTCGGTGGAACGGCTAATGGGAATTTTAATTGAAGAGTATGCTGGCGATTTCCCCCTGTGGCTGGCACCAACGCAGGTACGGCTGTTGCCGGTGAGCGACAACCAGCTTTCGTTTGCCAACGAGACGGCAGAGAGATTCCGCGCGGCAGGCATTCGCGTGGAGGTGGATACCAGTGGCGATCGCTTGGGGAAATTGATTCGCAATGCGGAAAAACAGAAAATCCCGGTTATGGGGATTGTGGGACAGAAAGAGGCGGAATCCGATTCTTTGAGCGTGCGTACCCGCGCTTCTGGGGAGTTAGGTAGTTTGCCGATTTCGCAAGTGTTGGAACAAATGCAAGCGGCGATCGCTTCCCATGGCGATTTTTAA
- the gcvT gene encoding glycine cleavage system aminomethyltransferase GcvT, translating to MAQSSTQQYARTPLYEAIAGLNAKMTHFGGWEMPVQFSGISQEHAAVRHAAGIFDVSHMGKFAMRGPRVLEKLQTLVPSDLSRLQPGEAQYTVLLNDRGGILDDLIFYYQGTNADGEQRWVAIVNAATKSRDKAWIDAQIQSPPEGDVLEDLTKSRILLAVQGPQTLQYLQPLVEADLSILKSFTHTEATILGKPAFVARTGYTGEDGFEIAIEPEAGKQLWQQLVDAGVTPCGLGARDTLRLEAAMPLYGQEIDESTTPLEAGLRWLVHLDSKGDFNGRDILEKQSNEGLSRRLVGLQMEGRRIARHGYSVVGDGEVVGTVTSGCPSPTLGYPIALAYVPTHLARVGQSLQVDVRGKMAPAKVVKKPFYRGSRV from the coding sequence GTGGCTCAATCTTCAACGCAGCAATACGCCCGTACGCCCCTGTACGAAGCGATCGCGGGGCTGAATGCCAAAATGACCCATTTCGGGGGTTGGGAAATGCCCGTGCAGTTTAGCGGTATTTCCCAAGAACATGCTGCCGTTCGCCATGCGGCTGGCATTTTCGACGTGTCCCACATGGGCAAATTTGCCATGCGCGGTCCCCGCGTTTTGGAAAAACTTCAAACCTTAGTGCCTTCCGATTTATCGCGGTTGCAGCCAGGAGAAGCGCAATATACCGTGTTGCTCAACGACCGCGGCGGTATTTTAGACGACTTAATTTTTTACTACCAGGGAACCAACGCTGATGGCGAACAGCGGTGGGTTGCCATTGTCAATGCTGCCACCAAATCCCGGGATAAAGCTTGGATTGATGCACAAATCCAATCTCCTCCAGAAGGAGATGTGCTGGAAGATTTGACCAAAAGCAGAATTTTGCTTGCGGTACAGGGACCGCAAACTTTGCAATACCTGCAACCCTTGGTCGAGGCGGATTTATCGATTTTGAAGTCTTTTACCCATACCGAAGCAACGATTTTGGGGAAACCGGCGTTTGTGGCTCGTACGGGGTATACTGGCGAAGATGGATTTGAAATTGCCATCGAACCGGAAGCGGGCAAGCAACTGTGGCAGCAATTGGTGGATGCTGGGGTCACGCCTTGCGGCCTGGGGGCGCGGGATACCCTGCGTTTGGAAGCTGCCATGCCCCTATACGGACAAGAAATTGATGAAAGCACGACGCCGCTAGAAGCGGGATTGCGCTGGCTGGTGCATTTGGATAGCAAAGGCGATTTTAACGGTCGGGACATTTTGGAAAAACAAAGCAACGAAGGTTTGTCCCGCCGCTTGGTTGGATTGCAAATGGAAGGCAGGCGCATTGCCCGTCACGGCTATTCCGTGGTTGGCGATGGGGAAGTGGTTGGAACGGTAACCAGCGGTTGTCCTTCGCCTACGTTGGGCTATCCCATTGCTTTGGCTTACGTTCCCACTCACCTGGCGCGTGTCGGTCAGTCTTTGCAGGTAGACGTACGCGGCAAGATGGCTCCTGCCAAAGTGGTGAAAAAGCCTTTTTATCGCGGCAGTCGTGTGTAA
- the speD gene encoding adenosylmethionine decarboxylase, producing the protein MIKVGNHLVVEAWQCPQELLNDPGRIRRAIAESISAGEATLIDLCVHQFSPHGVTATATLAESHIALHTWPEHGYAALDLFFCGSGNPRQAMEVLQNALQAQRVRVKEIPRGFDPQDEGDADVSQSTEKQDVQALETSLTAR; encoded by the coding sequence ATGATAAAAGTGGGAAACCATCTGGTCGTTGAAGCTTGGCAATGTCCGCAAGAGCTACTAAACGATCCAGGACGCATCCGCCGCGCGATCGCTGAATCCATTTCAGCGGGAGAGGCTACGCTGATCGATTTGTGCGTGCATCAGTTTAGTCCCCACGGGGTAACAGCAACGGCTACGCTCGCAGAGTCCCATATTGCCCTACATACTTGGCCGGAGCATGGTTATGCAGCGCTCGATTTGTTCTTCTGCGGTAGTGGCAATCCGCGCCAGGCAATGGAAGTGTTGCAAAATGCTCTCCAAGCTCAACGGGTGAGAGTGAAAGAGATTCCACGGGGCTTCGATCCGCAGGACGAAGGCGATGCCGATGTTTCACAATCGACAGAAAAGCAGGACGTGCAAGCTCTGGAAACCTCCTTGACTGCGAGATGA
- a CDS encoding pentapeptide repeat-containing protein: protein MSSNRFITAQTLLERHHRGERNFPGVYLKQAELAGINFNHTNFQSANLLRSNLRGANLVMADLSAADFSHSHLQEAKLIEANLTGAVFKRIRARGSDFSGANLSRTSLVEAILTQGDFTAISAMGADFSGATLTQANFNSASLARTQWQQAQLTAANFNRAIASEANFAFACLRQVSSICAYFHRASFPGANLVEADFSYADLRHADLRGANLSGANLNGANLNGAHLQGANLSWCHVDGSILRGTDLKEADLSGANLQAANLSGANLEGASLVEADLRGANLNGANLSGAGLLLSALSGANLDGANLENANLIGTQIGEANFSEVVLENAILPNGITHPVDVRGA, encoded by the coding sequence ATGAGTAGCAATCGATTTATCACTGCTCAAACCTTACTCGAACGGCACCATCGTGGGGAGCGTAATTTCCCAGGCGTCTATCTCAAGCAAGCAGAGCTAGCAGGTATCAACTTCAATCATACCAATTTCCAAAGCGCCAATCTTCTACGGAGCAACCTACGCGGTGCTAACTTGGTCATGGCCGATCTGTCCGCAGCTGACTTTAGCCATAGTCATCTCCAGGAAGCCAAACTCATCGAAGCCAACCTCACTGGCGCGGTATTCAAACGCATTCGCGCTCGTGGTAGCGACTTCAGCGGTGCCAATCTTAGCCGTACTTCCTTGGTAGAAGCGATACTAACACAAGGGGATTTTACCGCTATCAGTGCCATGGGGGCTGACTTTTCCGGAGCTACGCTGACGCAAGCCAATTTTAACAGTGCCAGCTTGGCCCGCACCCAGTGGCAACAAGCCCAGCTAACAGCAGCCAACTTCAACCGCGCGATCGCCAGCGAAGCCAATTTTGCCTTTGCCTGTTTGCGCCAAGTTAGCTCGATTTGCGCTTATTTCCATCGGGCCAGCTTCCCAGGGGCAAACTTGGTAGAAGCTGACTTTAGTTATGCTGACTTGCGCCATGCCGACCTGCGCGGTGCCAACCTCAGCGGGGCCAATCTCAATGGGGCCAATCTCAATGGGGCCCATCTCCAGGGGGCAAATTTAAGTTGGTGCCACGTTGATGGCAGCATTCTGCGCGGCACCGATCTCAAAGAGGCGGATTTGTCTGGTGCGAACCTGCAAGCAGCTAACCTCAGCGGTGCCAACTTGGAAGGTGCCAGTTTGGTGGAAGCCGATCTGCGCGGTGCCAATCTCAACGGTGCCAACCTCAGCGGAGCTGGATTGCTGCTCAGTGCTTTAAGCGGTGCCAACTTAGACGGAGCTAATTTGGAAAATGCCAATTTAATTGGCACTCAAATTGGCGAGGCAAATTTCAGTGAGGTCGTGCTGGAAAACGCCATTTTGCCCAACGGCATTACCCATCCAGTGGACGTACGCGGTGCGTAG
- a CDS encoding metallophosphoesterase, with protein sequence MVQSQPPAPPVADTKLRIAVISDLNGAYGSTTYAPEVTRAIARIRQWQPDLVLCAGDMVAGQKRSLSREQIAAMWSGFDREVMLNLAEFPFAPTMGNHDASGARQQGEPIFQREREIAAAYWQNRQDRLGIELLDRRRFPFTYSFRHQNIFCLVWDASTGRIPEPDLAIARENLASQAAQQANLRFVMGHLPLYAVGVGRDRPGDVLQEADRLRSLLERYRVRTYICGHHHAYFPGRTGNLETLHAGNLGSASRVWIGTDRRSPKTVTLLDIQPSNCSITYTTYDMESDRAIALPQLPRQIVAHNGETYRRDLP encoded by the coding sequence TTGGTCCAGAGCCAACCACCCGCACCCCCCGTTGCCGATACCAAGCTGCGTATTGCCGTCATCAGCGACTTAAACGGTGCTTACGGGTCCACCACCTACGCTCCAGAAGTCACCAGAGCGATCGCGCGCATCCGCCAGTGGCAGCCCGATTTGGTTCTGTGTGCTGGCGACATGGTAGCCGGGCAAAAACGCTCCCTCAGCCGCGAGCAAATTGCAGCCATGTGGTCGGGATTCGACCGGGAAGTCATGCTAAACCTAGCCGAGTTCCCCTTTGCCCCCACCATGGGCAACCACGACGCTTCCGGTGCCCGGCAGCAGGGAGAACCGATCTTTCAACGCGAGCGCGAAATCGCTGCCGCCTACTGGCAAAACCGGCAAGACCGCCTGGGCATCGAACTCCTCGACCGCCGCCGCTTCCCCTTCACCTACAGCTTTCGCCATCAAAACATATTCTGCTTGGTGTGGGATGCTTCCACCGGCCGCATTCCAGAGCCAGACCTAGCCATCGCCAGAGAAAACCTAGCCAGCCAAGCCGCTCAACAAGCCAATTTGCGCTTCGTCATGGGACATTTGCCCTTGTATGCCGTCGGGGTAGGGCGCGATCGCCCCGGGGATGTCTTGCAGGAAGCCGACCGCCTGCGATCGCTGTTGGAGCGCTACCGCGTACGTACGTATATTTGCGGACACCACCACGCTTACTTTCCCGGTCGCACCGGCAACCTAGAAACTCTGCACGCCGGCAACCTAGGTTCTGCCTCCCGCGTTTGGATTGGCACCGACCGCCGCAGCCCCAAAACCGTCACCCTCCTAGACATCCAACCGTCCAACTGCTCCATCACCTACACCACCTACGACATGGAGAGCGATCGCGCGATCGCCCTCCCGCAGCTTCCCCGCCAAATCGTCGCCCACAACGGCGAAACCTACCGACGGGACCTCCCATAG